TCCGGATTTTGCTACCGATGATGCTCGCGTTCGTAAAACGTTTACACAGCTTGATTCATCGGCCCCAAAACAAAGTCTGGTGCTTGGACGACTCTACCGTGCTTACCACAAGAAGGAACCACCGATAAGCTATACCATGCTGTCAAAAGAAGTGGGCGTAACATCATCAGTGATTGATGCGCTTGTTGGAAAGGGGCTTGTACAACGTGTACAGATTCCGCGCTACCAAGCCCCTTCACATCCCATAGGTTTTGACTCAACAGATTCTACTTCAATTCTCAACCCTGCGCAGCAGAACGCGCTGGAAACGGTTTTTCAAAAACAACCCGGACAGACTTCGGCGTTTACAACGTCACTCCTGGAAGGAGTTACCGGAAGCGGGAAAACAGTCGTGTATCAGCATGCCATGAAACGCGTCCTTGAAACAGGCAAAACGTGTTTGATGCTTGTACCCGAAATCTCACTTACACCGCAGCTACATGACAGATTCCGGAGTGTGTTTGGCGATAACGTTGCCCTTGTACATTCAAAAGTGAGTCCTGCTCAGCGTGTTTCTCTCTGGCAAAGCATTCGTGATGGCAAAGTAAATATTGTTATCGGTGCACGATCAGCAGTTTTTGCACCTTTAACAAATCTTGGGCTGATTATCGTTGACGAAGAGCACGAACCGTCATATAAACAGGAGAGTCCGGCACCACGGTATCATGCACGCGATGTTGCTGTGATGCGCGGTGCAATCGAGGAATGCCCGGTTATACTTGGCTCTGCAACCCCTTCTCTTGAAACACTGTTCAATGCTCAAACGCATCGGTACCGGCACGCTGTTCTGCCAACCAGAGCCGATGGTGCAACACCACCACACATCCAGGTTGTTGACCTTGCCATTGAGCATAAGCAGAAATCGATGTTCGGTACCATCAGTACCCCGCTGCTGCAAGCAATTGTTCAGCACTCAACCAATCAGGACGGTATCATCCTGTTTTTAAATCGGCGCGGGTTTGCAACCCAGTTGATCTGCGAAGATTGCGGGCATGTGGCGCAGTGTCCGAACTGCGACGTAAACCTTACCTGGCATAAACACTCTGGTACGTTGCAATGCCATTACTGCTCGCACAGTCAGCCGTTTATGACGGTATGTACAGTGTGCGGCGGTCTTGACCTCAAGGATGCAGGCGTTGGCACTCAGCGGGTTCAGGATGATCTTGAGCGTGCACTGGAACAGTTTCCTCATACACTGAGCCGGAAGCTAACAGTAGAGCGCATGGATACCGATACCATGCGCACTGCCACCTCGCACCGTAAGCTTCTTGAACGTTTTGCCAATGGTGAGGTTGATATCATCATTGGAACCCAGATGATTGCCAAGGGACTTGACATTCCACGCGTTCGCCTGGTAGGCATCATACGCGCCGAACAAACTCTGTTTCAACCTTCATTTCGTGCCTCGGAGCGTACTCTGCAACTCCTGATACAGGTTGCAGGACGCAGCGGACGCAGAGCGGGTAAACCCGGTGAAGTATTTATTCAAACATATTCGCCAACACACCCCGTTATCAGGGCAGTAGCAGAAAACCAGGTGCAGGAGTGGAGATCCGGAGAACTTATAGAACGTAACGAAAGCAACTTCCCCCCGTTTACTCGGTTCTGCCAGATCGAGATCACCGGCGAAGACGAATCAGCCGTTGACCACGCTGCAACAATCATCAGCCGCCTGCTGCCGGTAATGCCTGACATTCTAATCCACTATCCACCACAGCCGCCGGTCGTTGCAAAAATTAGAAACCGGTTTCGGCGGATCATCGTCCTGAAAGGTTTTAAAAAAACTGATCCGTCAGGTGGCAAACTGCGAACGATTGTAAAATCCGTACTTCAGTCATATTACTCCAATTATGCGTCTCGTTCGGTGCGCGTAACCATAGATGTTGATGCCGTGTAGCACACGCCAGGCCCGGAAGGACAAAACGGTGCCCTCAGGGCAGACGCGGACACGTGTAACAAGCTGTATTATCAAGCACTTATACATATTGCTTAAATTACTGTCAAAATTACAATATGATAAGTAATCGATTTTGTGTATGTTTAACGCAACCCGAACCTTACCGTTACGCTTATGCCTATGAAGATAGTCCCAATCATTGTTGGTTTGATGGTCCCGTTTTTGTGCTTTGCCGCCGAAAAAGGAGACTTGGCGGTGGTATTAGCTGGTGATGGTGTAACACCATCAGTAACGTTATTGCTTACCGACCGGAACGCTGATGGTTGCTGGGATATCGCTACAATGAAGTTACCGAGCGGCGCAACGCAAACCATGGCTGTTGTTGACGGAGCTTGTTCCGAAACATTCAGAGTTACCGATGTTCGGACACAGGTAACCCAGGGGAATATTGAAGGCGATGAGTGGCACCTCTTGTTGGTTTCCAAGGCAGACAACACTCCGGTGGGCACGCTGTACAAGGATTCACAAACACCGTATGTGTTGTTCATTCCCAGTGTCCTTCGTGTTGGCACTAGCAACAGTACACAAGAAATCGGCGTACAAATCAGCGTGTTGGGTGATAAAGCCATTGTAGCGTCTGATAATAGAACTCATGCTTCAATTCAAATTGTACAGACTGATGGCGGGCAGCCCATTGATATTTTTGATGGATTCCTGGACAGTGGCACGACGTCGGTATCCATCCCGCCATCGGTTCAGTCCGGTACTCATATCTTTTCGGTTGTCACAACCAAGGGACGTAGCAGCGTACCTTTTGTAGTTCAGCGGTAAGCCCGTAGGTTTGCAGGCAGAATCCTGCCACTCTATGGAAACAGAAACAGATTTTCTCCGATTGCTTCAGGCACATCAAACCGACCTATGGCGTTTTATCCGGTCGGGGGTTCGAACACAGTCCGAAGCTGAAGACATATTGGCTGAAACGGTTGCATGCGCATACGAAGGCTTCACTAAACTTCGTGACAAACAGGCTTTTCTGAGCTATGTGTTTACTATTGCCAGCAGAACAATCAAGAAAAGAGCCTGGAAGCGCAGATTGTTCATCGAGGTTTCTGCTGATTTTAATTGTGATGAGTATTGTAACGACGGGGTTCCGCCAGATATTCAGGCAGATATTCAATTTTTGCGTGAAGCTCTTAGTCGTTTGCCCGACAAAACCCGTGAGGCTGTGATTCTGTTTGAAATCGTTGGTCTTTCGCTTAACGAAATCCAGACTATCCAGGGTGGGTCGCTTTCTGGTGTTAAAAGCAGGCTTGTGAGAGGTCGCAAACATCTGGCCAGAATTATGGGCGTTGAAAACCCCACACATGCTGAAGAGAGGCTCGACGGTAATCGATATGAGTTCACGGCTGATGTTCTCCCCACGATTGCGGAGGCTGGTCTGTGACGTCACGCAAAACCCTTCAGGATTTCTTCAAGGCAGCCCGGCAGCAGCAGCCCCCCATTCAACCGGCTGACGTACTCCGGAAGACTATTGTCCGGCAGACAGTACGGTGGCATACGGGATCTGTGATTTCGGTAGCCGGAGTGGTGGCCGCCGGAATTGCAGCCGTAGCAGTGTCCCTGCTTTTGCCTAACCAAACTTCTGTGACCGTATCCCGTTCAGCAGAGCAACACGCTGCCCCCCTGGTATCACCAACGGCAGACCATGAACAAGCATTCAGCGTCAGGCAGCCGGCTGCGGCCATCGTCAGACCAGCCTATTCATCCACAAAACGGAAATCAGCAGTCCTGTCGCGGCCTGTTCAGCCCGCTACTACCCCACTGTGTATGCATGGCGACCATGACCTTAACTTATCGGCACTATTTGCAGATTCTGAAGTTCTTCGATCATTAACGATTGAGCCCTCTGCTGTTGACATTATCTGTTCCTCGCTATCCAGCGCTGATTCGTTAACGAACTGCACCACCGGCGGCACCGAAACATCGGTGCAGATGTGCGTGTTTCGTAACGGCAACGGTGATGTTCGCCAGGTTCCATTCATGTACAACAGGGGGCCCATACCGGTCATGTTTACGTCGGCTGACGGACGCGGCCGGATTGTAACATCGGACTATTCTGGTGAAATTGATCCAAACAAGCTTGTCCCGGTAGTAGCCAAGAGTCATAACCAGAACGTGTTGATGTGGTACAGACCCACCACCGATTTTGTATGCTCATTACCTGATTCCGTTGCATTTAACATGATACACTTTGTTAACAACACGGTTTCAGTCCGGATTAAACTTCTGCATGCAACAGAGGTTGATTCAGACCCTGGCTTGGGTAATGGCCACATCATACCGCTTGCTGTGGCCAACGGAATTCCTGTCCCGGCATCCACCATCAGCACACCTCGGCTGCAGGAATCGCGATTACATGACGGTGCCTTATTATCCTCGATGGTCTATCCCAATCCCTCGGCAACCGGTACCTGTGCAGTACAGTTTTCGCTAGCTGAGCCACGGGTGGTTAACATTGCGTTACTTGATTTGCGGGGTACCATCGTTCGTCAGCTCCGGCAAGACACAACGGTTGAAGCTGGCGTAAGTACTCTTGACTGCAGCGTGCAGGGGCTACCGGCGGGCATGTACCTCCTATCCCTCGTCACCAATGCAAACGAGCGGGTTGTGCGTCGCTTCATTATTCAGTAATCTTTTCCCAAACGTCCGCCAGCCACACGTTATTCCGGCTGCGCAACAGCCTAACGACTCTGTGTAAACCGAACCACTTCGTCCTGGGCTTCAGTCAATGCCTGCTGAGCTGTAGCCTCGCCAAGAAGTACTCGCACCAATGCATTTTCAAGGGCTTCTTCAATATCCAGCCATCGCGGATGCACCGGTGTCATCCGTGCATGTAAAAGCTGGTCTGCAAAAACCTTCTTCATTGGTTTGTTGATCAATGCATCGTTATGCATGGTAGCCTTATCTGCCGGGAACCCGGCTTCATTAATGCTGGTGCATAACGCCAATGCCTTATCGGCTGACGTAAGGAACTGCACCAGTTCACGACTGCGCTGTGTGTTCCCTGTGGAGGCCGATACTGCAAGGTATTCGCCACCGGCAAACGATATACCCGGCTTACCGTTGACGCCGGGCATGGGCAGAGCCTGAACGTTGATCGAAGGCGTAGCCTGAATACGGTCAATCAACCACGAACCACTCATCCACAGCCCAACCGTACCCTGGAGGAAGGCTGCATCAAGCTGACGCTGGGTTTCGATCTTGCCGGTTCTGGCCATGGCAGCGTAGTATTCAAACGCCTGAATATTTTGTGGGCTGTTAATTGTGGGCTTGCCCGTTGAATCCAGGACCTCACCGCCAAATGTCCACATTACTGGCAAGATCTTTTTGTATAAACGATGAGCATCCGCCCCATTGGTACCAAAACCAACCAAACCGGCATCCTGAAGTGCTTCAGCACACTGCTGTAAATCTGATAGCGTGCTTATAGCCCCCTTCCATCCAGCCTTTTCCAGCAGGTTCATGTTCACGTACAGCACTCTGGTGTCAATCGTCCACGGAAGCGTATATAAACGCCCGTCCCACATTCCGGTGCCAAGAATCCGGTTGTCAAATCTGTGCAGGGTTGCCGAGTCCAGAGGCAGCGACAGCAAGACTCCTGCACTGGAAAACTGAGCCACCCAATCGCTTCCCAGTTCAATAACGTCGGGCGGCGATCCACTGTTAAAGGCTGCCAGCAACTTTGTTTTGCCGTCTGACCAGCTAAGTTCCGTTAGCTCAACACGGACATTGTGGCTTTGTTCGAACTCCTGCACCAGCTTCTGAATTGCATCACGTTGATTGGGTTCACTCCAAAAATGCCAGAATCGAATGACGGTTTCCTGTGGTTTGTTGTCACCGCCTGAACAGCCCGCAAATACAAGGCTGACCGCTGCAATCGTGAGGTAAAAAAATGTTCGCATAACGGCGAAGTTACGACGAATATGTTGGCACTTCCACGAAGAAGTCGTACTTTCGATCCCGTCCTGGTTTTGACTACTTCAAGGGGGCTATGACTAAATACATATTTATAACAGGCGGGGTACTATCTTCATTAGGTAAAGGAATTGCCTCCGCCTCAATTGGCCTGCTTCTAAAGCAGCGTGGTTACAACGTTACTGTACAGAAATTTGATCCGTACCTGAATGTCGATCCCGGCACAATGGATCCGTTCCAGCACGGCGAGGTGTACGTGACCAATGATGGTGCAGAAACTGATCTGGACCTTGGGCATTACGAACGATTTCTTGATACGAATATGTCAAGAAAAAATAACAGTACTGCCGGCCAGGTGTACTTTGACGTTCTTACCAAGGAGCGGAAAGGTGAATTTCTGGGCAATACGGTACAGGTTATTCCTCATATTACCGACGAGATTAAGCGCCGGATGCGGTCGTTTGACGGTACGTACGACGTGGTGATCATCGAGATTGGTGGTACTGTGGGCGATATTGAGTCGTTGCCGTTCCTGGAAGCTGCGCGCCAGCTTGGGTTTGATGTTGGCCATAGCAATGCTCTCTATGTACACCTAACCTATGTACCGTATGTAAAGTCTGCCGGCGAGCTAAAAACAAAGCCAACGCAACACAGCGTAAAAACGCTGATGGAACACGGAATCATGCCCAATATTCTGCTGTGCCGTGCCGACAGGGAGCTAAGTGCCGAGCTGCGTAGAAAAATCGGTTTGTTCTGCAATGTGGAAGAGCAAAGCGTTATCGAGGCTCTTGATGCCGATACCATTTACGAAGTACCACTGTTATACGCAGAGCGAAACCTTGACACAATTATCTCTCAAAAGTTAGGATTACGGAAAAAGCCTGAAGGCTTAAAAAACTGGTCAAATTTCGTTCAGCGCATCAAACGTCCGGTCCGCGAGGTTACCATTGCGATCGTTGGCAAATACGTGCGTTTCCCGGATAGCTACAAAAGCATTAACGAGGCCCTGATCCATGCAGGGGCCCTGAACAATACCCGCGTTAACATCAAATGGATTGATAGCGAGCGCCTGAACTCTGCTGATATACCTCGTGTCCTCAGCGAAGCTCATGGTGTTCTTGTTGCTCCCGGCTTTGGGCAGCGCGGTGTTGAAGGGAAAGTATCGGCTATCAAATATGTTCGCGAACAAGGTATCCCGTTCTTCGGCATTTGCCTGGGGATGCAGTGTGCGGTTATCGAATTTGCCCGAAATGTTGCCGGACTTACAAACGCACACAGCACAGAATTTAAGAAGACTCCCTATCCTGTCGTTGACCTTATGCCGGATCAGCGTGCGGTAACAGAAAAGGGTGCGTCGATGCGTCTGGGTGCCTACCAGGCCTTACTGAAAAAGAAGTCGGCTGCCTATCAGGCCTACAAATCCGAAAAGATTACCGAGCGACACAGGCACCGGTACGAGTTTAACAATGATTTCCGTGATGTACTCACCAAACATGGACTTTTGATCAGTGGCGTTTCTTCCGATGAACGCTTGGTTGAAATCATCGAGATCCCTGCACACCCGTGGTTTATTGGTGTACAGTTTCATCCGGAACTCACATCACGTGCAGTAACCGGACACCCGCTGTTTACTGCTTTTATTCGGGCTGCCCAGCTGCACACAAAGGAAGCCTAGGTTATGAACGTGCAGGTATTACTGATCGAGCATGAAGATGTTGGAGGATTGTATCCGTTTACGCAAATGCACTGCTCCTGGGAACTCAGGTTTGGTGCCTTTACGATTTATGAACGCTGGAAGCGAGCCGTACCTACGGTACCTGTTACGGTCGCTTCAGAGCGCAGCACACACCTGGCCAGTTTTGTTGAACGATATCCGAGCGCAGAACCGTATAAGAGAATACCAACCCTGATCGCTGCTGCTCATATTTCTGTTAGTCCTTCAGTGATGCGGCGAATGGTAGAAATGTGTTCTGGGGAAGACAAAGTAATTTTATTTTATTGCGACGGTCATCCTTTTGCTTTGTTTCTGCCAGTACCGCCCGAATCTCCCGGTGGTGCATCCACGTACCTGGAAGCGGTCAACCCGTCTGACACACTCTGTGTAGATGTTTCGGGTTCGCCGATTCATCGGCTGTGGCAGTGTCTGGATCTGATCCATGATGCAGTAGCCTGGGATATAGCCCTTATGGAGGATGGTACCGATATCAACGCCTCGGTTCACCCAACGGCTATCCTTGATGCCTCAGCCGGCCCCATTATTGTGATGGATCATGCAATCGTTGGACCGTTTGCGGTTATTACCGGTCCATGCGTTATCGGTTCCGGAACTATCATACATCCGCACAGCACCCTTGGATCCACCATTACCGGTCCGCTTTGCAAACTGGGCGGCGAGGTTTCTGGCAGTATTATACAAGGTTACAGTAATAAAGCACATGACGGTTTCCTGGGCCACAGTTATCTTGGCGAATGGTGTAATCTGGGTGCAGGAACTATTACAAGCAACTTAAAGGCAACCTACGGACAAATCAGGGTGCCAATGCCGTGGCTTGAAGAAGACACTCAGCGTGTGTTCCTGGGAGCTTTGTTGGGCAACAGTGTGCGTACTGCAATCGGGACGAAGCTACCTTGCGGTAGTGTTATCGGCACCAATGCGGTGATTTCAACACCTGATTTTTGTCCGAAATCTCTCCCTGCATTCTCATGGCTTGAAGGCGACGCCATTGATGAATACAACATTGAAAAGGCCATCAGTGTCCAGCGAATCGTTATGGCGCGGCGGGCACAAACGTTATTGCCCCACACCGAAGATTTGTACAGGTCTCTGCACCATCACATCTATGGCTGACAGCTTTCATATCTGGATCTTGGGCGCGAGCGGTGGAATTGGTTCAGTACTTACCCGACTGCTTGCGGACAGCCACCGGCTGACGGTTACGGCACGGAATACTGAAAACCTTTCCGGATTACCCGTCGTACATGCCAACTGTAACATTGGCGACTCAGACAGCCTGCACTCCGCATTCAGTACGGCTACCCACACGCACGGTCCGGTTGATATTCTGGTGAACTGCGCGGGGATTGGGATATTCAATAAGGTTACCGATTGCTCCGAGCAGGATCTCGACCTTTTAATCAGCACCAATATGAAGGGGGCTATGGTTAGCACACGGCTGGTACTTCCAGCAATGCAAGCCCGGCGCCACGGGATGATTATTGACGTTAACAGCGTTGCATCACTCAAAGCGTTTCCGAACAACGCCGGGTATGCAGCCACAAAGGCGGGCATGCTGGCATGGTACCGATCTGTTCGCGAAGAGGTGCGGGAATATGGTGTTAAAGTCGTCACCGTTTTCGTTGGTGCCACCGATACCGATATATGGCCTGATGAGCCTCGCAATATGTATCATGACCGGATGCTGCAAGCCACCGATGCGGCATCTGTGATTGCCCTTCTGGTAAACACCTTCAACAACCCTCGAATGATGATTGAGGAGCTTACCGTCAGACCTCAGCTTGGCGACCTGCCGTAATTGCATACCGTGCTGCCTGTCCGTCAGAGCATTATCCACACCATTCTGTCTATACCGCTGTCAATCGGTATTTTTGAGTAAGTTTTTTCATCAACGGAGATTAAATGAATCAGTTTTTTCGCATAGGAGTCATACTCATCGTGCTTGGATGGTCAGTCAGCCTGCATTCCCAGGAATATGTGCATGGCGATCCCACACCCGAAGAGCAGTTGTTGCTGGAGATGATAAACCGGGCGCGCGCAAACCCTACAGCAGAGGGCATCAGGCTTATGGATAGTGCCGATGCCGATGTACAGCAAGCCTATACCTACTGGCAAATCAATAAAACGCAGACAAAAGCTGCATTCGCAGCATACCCATCACGTCCGCCTCTGGCCTTCCACCCAGCCTTGATACAGTCTTCCAGATTACATACAGCCGACATGGTTACGAATAATTTCCAGGGTCACGTTGGAAGTAACGGAAGCCAGCTTAACCAGCGTCTTGCGGCTCAGGGCTATACCTCTATGGGGATGTACGGTGAAAACGTATCTGCCTACTCGAAAAGTGTCTGGTATGCACACTGTGGACTGAACGTTGACTGGGGTCCCGAAAATCAGGTTGAACTGGGCCATCGCTCCAATATCATGAATTTTGACGATCCTGTGTACATTGAGTGCGGCATCGGGATTCAGCACACCAGTGGTGGCATTATGCAAGGGACGGTCGGACCACTGGTCGTAACTCAGAATTTTGGTATCCGGAAGGATCGGTACATCACCGGTGTGGTGTATGGTGACAAAAACAACAATGGATTTTACGACATTGGTGAGGGGCTTTCAGGTGTTAAGATTCAGCCATCTCGCGGATCGTACTGGGCAGTGAGCAGCACCAGCGGCGGCTATGCTATTCCCTTTAGCGGTAACGGTTCAGTAACGGTAACTGCCTCCGGTGGTGGCTTGTCAGAGCCTATCGCACTGACGGTGAACTTTACCGGCAACAACATTAAAGTTGATTTTGTGCCGGCATCCGCCGCTCCTGGTAAGGTTACCTTGATTTCACCGGTACATAACTCCAAAAACGTCGCTGCTCAGAATATCTCATTAACATGGCAGGCATCTCCGTTTATTACTGAATTTGAAATTGAAGTTTCTACTAACCCTGTGTTTGCGTCGGATGTGATCGTTCAGGAAACCATATCCGAGTCATCCTATGCCTTAAACGGA
This is a stretch of genomic DNA from Ignavibacteria bacterium. It encodes these proteins:
- the priA gene encoding primosomal protein N'; this encodes MAVGVVCSMYYHVAVPLPRIDSLTYVSQYPVAEGSRVLVPIGKRIETGIVVGTDPAPPQRTLEILEVLDETPAFTLNLLKLTRRVADYYLCSWGEALFAALPSGITPGTVLKVTVLPQTHPINLEALKKTAPKRAALLEVLLDHKGDITVGYLQKKLRVQSIAQQLDALQLAGYVNIYTEMDTVPGSSTRQAAILNPDFATDDARVRKTFTQLDSSAPKQSLVLGRLYRAYHKKEPPISYTMLSKEVGVTSSVIDALVGKGLVQRVQIPRYQAPSHPIGFDSTDSTSILNPAQQNALETVFQKQPGQTSAFTTSLLEGVTGSGKTVVYQHAMKRVLETGKTCLMLVPEISLTPQLHDRFRSVFGDNVALVHSKVSPAQRVSLWQSIRDGKVNIVIGARSAVFAPLTNLGLIIVDEEHEPSYKQESPAPRYHARDVAVMRGAIEECPVILGSATPSLETLFNAQTHRYRHAVLPTRADGATPPHIQVVDLAIEHKQKSMFGTISTPLLQAIVQHSTNQDGIILFLNRRGFATQLICEDCGHVAQCPNCDVNLTWHKHSGTLQCHYCSHSQPFMTVCTVCGGLDLKDAGVGTQRVQDDLERALEQFPHTLSRKLTVERMDTDTMRTATSHRKLLERFANGEVDIIIGTQMIAKGLDIPRVRLVGIIRAEQTLFQPSFRASERTLQLLIQVAGRSGRRAGKPGEVFIQTYSPTHPVIRAVAENQVQEWRSGELIERNESNFPPFTRFCQIEITGEDESAVDHAATIISRLLPVMPDILIHYPPQPPVVAKIRNRFRRIIVLKGFKKTDPSGGKLRTIVKSVLQSYYSNYASRSVRVTIDVDAV
- a CDS encoding RNA polymerase sigma factor: METETDFLRLLQAHQTDLWRFIRSGVRTQSEAEDILAETVACAYEGFTKLRDKQAFLSYVFTIASRTIKKRAWKRRLFIEVSADFNCDEYCNDGVPPDIQADIQFLREALSRLPDKTREAVILFEIVGLSLNEIQTIQGGSLSGVKSRLVRGRKHLARIMGVENPTHAEERLDGNRYEFTADVLPTIAEAGL
- a CDS encoding T9SS type A sorting domain-containing protein yields the protein MTSRKTLQDFFKAARQQQPPIQPADVLRKTIVRQTVRWHTGSVISVAGVVAAGIAAVAVSLLLPNQTSVTVSRSAEQHAAPLVSPTADHEQAFSVRQPAAAIVRPAYSSTKRKSAVLSRPVQPATTPLCMHGDHDLNLSALFADSEVLRSLTIEPSAVDIICSSLSSADSLTNCTTGGTETSVQMCVFRNGNGDVRQVPFMYNRGPIPVMFTSADGRGRIVTSDYSGEIDPNKLVPVVAKSHNQNVLMWYRPTTDFVCSLPDSVAFNMIHFVNNTVSVRIKLLHATEVDSDPGLGNGHIIPLAVANGIPVPASTISTPRLQESRLHDGALLSSMVYPNPSATGTCAVQFSLAEPRVVNIALLDLRGTIVRQLRQDTTVEAGVSTLDCSVQGLPAGMYLLSLVTNANERVVRRFIIQ
- a CDS encoding extracellular solute-binding protein; the encoded protein is MRTFFYLTIAAVSLVFAGCSGGDNKPQETVIRFWHFWSEPNQRDAIQKLVQEFEQSHNVRVELTELSWSDGKTKLLAAFNSGSPPDVIELGSDWVAQFSSAGVLLSLPLDSATLHRFDNRILGTGMWDGRLYTLPWTIDTRVLYVNMNLLEKAGWKGAISTLSDLQQCAEALQDAGLVGFGTNGADAHRLYKKILPVMWTFGGEVLDSTGKPTINSPQNIQAFEYYAAMARTGKIETQRQLDAAFLQGTVGLWMSGSWLIDRIQATPSINVQALPMPGVNGKPGISFAGGEYLAVSASTGNTQRSRELVQFLTSADKALALCTSINEAGFPADKATMHNDALINKPMKKVFADQLLHARMTPVHPRWLDIEEALENALVRVLLGEATAQQALTEAQDEVVRFTQSR
- a CDS encoding CTP synthase, producing the protein MTKYIFITGGVLSSLGKGIASASIGLLLKQRGYNVTVQKFDPYLNVDPGTMDPFQHGEVYVTNDGAETDLDLGHYERFLDTNMSRKNNSTAGQVYFDVLTKERKGEFLGNTVQVIPHITDEIKRRMRSFDGTYDVVIIEIGGTVGDIESLPFLEAARQLGFDVGHSNALYVHLTYVPYVKSAGELKTKPTQHSVKTLMEHGIMPNILLCRADRELSAELRRKIGLFCNVEEQSVIEALDADTIYEVPLLYAERNLDTIISQKLGLRKKPEGLKNWSNFVQRIKRPVREVTIAIVGKYVRFPDSYKSINEALIHAGALNNTRVNIKWIDSERLNSADIPRVLSEAHGVLVAPGFGQRGVEGKVSAIKYVREQGIPFFGICLGMQCAVIEFARNVAGLTNAHSTEFKKTPYPVVDLMPDQRAVTEKGASMRLGAYQALLKKKSAAYQAYKSEKITERHRHRYEFNNDFRDVLTKHGLLISGVSSDERLVEIIEIPAHPWFIGVQFHPELTSRAVTGHPLFTAFIRAAQLHTKEA
- a CDS encoding SDR family oxidoreductase encodes the protein MADSFHIWILGASGGIGSVLTRLLADSHRLTVTARNTENLSGLPVVHANCNIGDSDSLHSAFSTATHTHGPVDILVNCAGIGIFNKVTDCSEQDLDLLISTNMKGAMVSTRLVLPAMQARRHGMIIDVNSVASLKAFPNNAGYAATKAGMLAWYRSVREEVREYGVKVVTVFVGATDTDIWPDEPRNMYHDRMLQATDAASVIALLVNTFNNPRMMIEELTVRPQLGDLP